CACAAAAGACCGACAAAGCTAAGGGTGTTCATAGCATTGACAATACCCAGGTTGTTGCTCACAAAAGAAAAGCTCTAATGTTGAAACGTGAAGGCAAGCTAATAGAAGCCAAGGAAGAACTTAAGAAAGCTAAAGTTTTAGAAAAGCAGCTTGAAGAACAAGAGCTCTTGGCTGGAGCTGAGGATGACTCAGATGATGAGCTATCTGCATTGGTGCGTAGTTTGGATGATAATAAGCACGAAGATATTTCATTTCAGCACAAGGAGAATCTCGAATTTGATCTTGATAACCTTCTAGGGGTTGCTAATACTATCATTTCTGACATCAACTTTGAAGTGACAGATGAGGACATGGAAGATCCTGAAATTTCTGCTGCTTTAGAAACATTAGGTTGGACTGAAGATTCCAATAACGCTGAAAGCATTCAGCCCCAACCTTCTTCTATTTCCAGGGATTCgataaaaagtgaaataattTCCTTGAAAAGAGAGGCTCTTAATCAAAAGCGTGCAGGTAATATTGCAGTGGCTATGGAACACCTTAAGAAAGCCAAGATACTTGAGAGAGACCTTGAGAATTTCGGATCTCAAGAAGATAGGCATGTTTCAGGCGGTGGCAGTACTGAAACAGCAGAAGTCATGATTCCTAAACTTCCTTCCAAAAGTAAATTAGCCATCCAGAAAGAGCTTCTTGCTATAAAGAAGAAAGCCCTGTCCTTGAGAAGGGAAGGAAGGTTGGACGAGgcagaaaaagaattgaacaAATGCAAGGCCCTGGAGGACCAACTTGAACAAGCGGCTGAAGCTTCAAGGGGGAATGGCAGAGAGGTGGGTGTTGGAAGTAATGATCCACATTTGCTCTCTGCGGATCTCAATAAAAATTTGCTAGATGTGGAAGTGGTTGAAGATGTAACAGATCAAGAAATGCATGACCCCGAGTATCTTTCCGTTCTTAAAAATTTAGGTTGGAATGACAAAGATGATGATTTGGTCCCTTCAAATCCCTCTAAACAAGATGATTTGCTAGATGTGGAACCAAGTGAGTCATCTGCAAATCATGCTCCTAAATACGCAGTTAGGCCACTAAGAAAAAAGGTTGAAGTCCAGAGAGAACTTTTGGGATTGAAAAGAAAGGCTCTCTCTCTTAGACGCCAAGGGGAGACTGAGGCAGCAGACGAAGTGCTGCTAAAGACCAAAGCTTTAGAGGCCGAGATGGAGGAGATAGAAAGTAGGGATAGAGTTAGAACTGCTGCCTATAGTGGGAACCAAGAGGACAATCGCAAAGCCTCTTCTGGAAGGTTGGTCAATCAAGGTGACGATTGTGATGTCACAGAGGAAGATATGAGTGATCCGTCATTACTCTCTGTTCTACAGAATTTGGGATGGAATGGTGATGATGTTGCACCAGTAATTAAGCAGATCAATCCGGTTAACGAGGATGCAAAACCATCTAGTAACCAATCTTCTACAACCAATGTCACTGCACCACAAAGTAGAAGTGAAATTCAAAGAGAggttctaaatttgaaaagaaatgcaCTTTCCCTTAGAAGAAAAGGCGACATTGACGAAGCTGAGGAAGTCTTGAGAAGAGCAAAGGTGCTGGAGATCCAAATGGATGAACTGGATACTCCAAAACCAAAAGGTGTGGTTGATATCACTGAGGATAACAAGTCTGAAGTTCTCAGAGCATTGGAAGGAGATGAGTTGCGAAACCGTGTGAAGGGTGTGGAGGTACATAATGTATCAGCACAAGTTGCAGACGGTCTGAAAGCGAATGACAAAGTACCAGTTCTGTCCATGGATTTAAAGTCTTCCAGAGGCAATTCAGTTCATTCCCGTTTGCAAAATTTTGACCAATCTGACCGTTTAGATTCTAATGAGCTCAGAGCCTCATTCAGAGAAAGTACTTCAGGTAGAAATAGTTCTCTGGAAGGTACGATAACTAGTGAAGCTTTTAGTTCCAATTATCAACCTGCTGAGAATGTGAATACATATTTAACcttaaataattgatatttcaaTGTAGGTAATGGACGGCGAGATGACCAATCAATCTCTCACTCTGATGTGTTGACTAATGTTGGCCTTTTCACAGAGTCTGGATCCCAGGCAATTTCTGCTGTTACAAATAAAGATCATTTCAGCATTGTAAACCAAGACCCTGTCGTTTATCATGAAGGGAAACAACATTACCAAGCGGACAGCTCCTCTCAGGACTCTAATTCTCAGAGCAGCAAAAATTCCTTACACCAAGAAGTTTTGGCTCGCAAGAAGAAGGCAGTTGCATTAAAGAGAGAGGGAAAACTGTCAGAAGCTCGTGAAGAACTTCGACAGGCAAAGTTAATGGAGAAATCCCTTGAGGAAAGCAATGGTCAGGTTCAACATGCTTCAAAAAGTTCATCAATTTCCTCAAACAATGTACCATCACCTAACCGTAAGGAATCTAGCACATCAAACGTAGAACAGAAACCATCACCTGACCAGAAGCAGTCTAGCCCATCAACTAGGGAACAGAAACCAATGTCTGCTCGTGACCGCTTCAAGTTGCAGCAGGAGTCACTCAAGCACAAACGACAGGCTTTAAAATTTCGTAGAGAAGGTCGAACACAAGAAGCTGATGCAGAGTTTGAAAAGGCCAAGGCCATTGAAACTCAATTAGAGCAGTTAACCGACTCTACAAATTCATCTGCAAGTGGAGAAGAGCATGCAGGAGATGTAAGTGTTGAGGATTTTCTTGATCCTCAATTGCTCTCTGCTTTGAGAGCTATTGGATTGGAAGATCCGACACCGAGCATTCCTAGAGGTCAAGAAACGTCAAAGCCGCCACCAAAGGTTGGCACTGATAAGTTGGAAAATCCAGACTTAGAAAGAAGTCAATTGGAGGAACGTATCAAAGCAGAAAAGGTGAAGGC
This DNA window, taken from Cucumis sativus cultivar 9930 chromosome 6, Cucumber_9930_V3, whole genome shotgun sequence, encodes the following:
- the LOC105435956 gene encoding uncharacterized protein LOC105435956; translated protein: MLEKIGLPARPSLRGNNWVVDASHCQGCSSQFTFINRKHHCRRCGGIFCNSCTQHRMVLRGQGDSPVRICEPCKKLEEAARFELRHGHKSRTGRGSLKSTKPEDDVLAEILGSDRKESSSSVQELNGNSSTSGRTVAGEEFVDHGEGEASSSLTDHQENKMESSSPEQLRQQALDEKKKYKVLKGEGKSEEALKAFKRGKELERKADALEISIRRSRRKAIASSNAYEDHDVGGFKESGRKMKPSPQSSNEKHDLNAELKELGWSEMDLHAEDKKSATMSLEGELSSLLRGVTQKTDKAKGVHSIDNTQVVAHKRKALMLKREGKLIEAKEELKKAKVLEKQLEEQELLAGAEDDSDDELSALVRSLDDNKHEDISFQHKENLEFDLDNLLGVANTIISDINFEVTDEDMEDPEISAALETLGWTEDSNNAESIQPQPSSISRDSIKSEIISLKREALNQKRAGNIAVAMEHLKKAKILERDLENFGSQEDRHVSGGGSTETAEVMIPKLPSKSKLAIQKELLAIKKKALSLRREGRLDEAEKELNKCKALEDQLEQAAEASRGNGREVGVGSNDPHLLSADLNKNLLDVEVVEDVTDQEMHDPEYLSVLKNLGWNDKDDDLVPSNPSKQDDLLDVEPSESSANHAPKYAVRPLRKKVEVQRELLGLKRKALSLRRQGETEAADEVLLKTKALEAEMEEIESRDRVRTAAYSGNQEDNRKASSGRLVNQGDDCDVTEEDMSDPSLLSVLQNLGWNGDDVAPVIKQINPVNEDAKPSSNQSSTTNVTAPQSRSEIQREVLNLKRNALSLRRKGDIDEAEEVLRRAKVLEIQMDELDTPKPKGVVDITEDNKSEVLRALEGDELRNRVKGVEVHNVSAQVADGLKANDKVPVLSMDLKSSRGNSVHSRLQNFDQSDRLDSNELRASFRESTSGRNSSLEGNGRRDDQSISHSDVLTNVGLFTESGSQAISAVTNKDHFSIVNQDPVVYHEGKQHYQADSSSQDSNSQSSKNSLHQEVLARKKKAVALKREGKLSEAREELRQAKLMEKSLEESNGQVQHASKSSSISSNNVPSPNRKESSTSNVEQKPSPDQKQSSPSTREQKPMSARDRFKLQQESLKHKRQALKFRREGRTQEADAEFEKAKAIETQLEQLTDSTNSSASGEEHAGDVSVEDFLDPQLLSALRAIGLEDPTPSIPRGQETSKPPPKVGTDKLENPDLERSQLEERIKAEKVKAVNLKRSGKQAEALDALRRAKLYEKKLNALLPN